A genomic window from Providencia alcalifaciens includes:
- the nadA gene encoding quinolinate synthase NadA has translation MSEFIDFDHAVYPFPPKPARLTPDQKAFYREHIKQLLVERNAVIVAHYYTDPEIQALAEETGGCVADSLEMARFGARHDASTLVVAGVRFMGETAKILSPEKNVLMPTLDAQCSLDIGCPDEEFARFCDAHPDRTVVVYANTSAAVKARADWVVTSSIAVELIEHLDSLGEKIIWAPDKHLGRYVQQQTGADILCWQGACIVHDEFKTQSLEKMKAMYPEAAVLVHPESPQAIVDLADAVGSTSQLIKAAQTLSNPSMIVATDKGIFYKMQQACPDKSLYIAPTAGEGATCRTCAHCPWMAMNGLQAITAALEGNGLEHQIHVDTQLREKALLPLDKMLKFAESLK, from the coding sequence ATGAGCGAGTTTATCGATTTTGACCATGCTGTTTATCCTTTTCCTCCTAAGCCAGCACGGTTAACTCCCGATCAAAAAGCATTTTATCGTGAGCATATTAAGCAATTATTGGTCGAAAGAAATGCGGTGATTGTAGCCCATTACTACACTGATCCTGAAATACAAGCATTAGCTGAAGAAACAGGTGGCTGTGTTGCTGACTCCCTTGAAATGGCGCGTTTTGGCGCTCGACATGATGCATCAACCCTTGTTGTTGCGGGCGTACGATTTATGGGGGAAACAGCCAAAATCCTAAGCCCAGAAAAAAATGTCTTGATGCCAACACTCGACGCACAATGCTCGCTGGATATTGGCTGCCCAGATGAAGAATTTGCCCGCTTTTGTGATGCTCATCCAGACAGAACCGTGGTGGTGTATGCGAACACGTCAGCGGCTGTAAAAGCCCGTGCAGACTGGGTCGTGACCTCCAGTATTGCAGTGGAGCTGATTGAACACTTAGACAGCCTTGGAGAAAAGATCATTTGGGCGCCGGATAAGCACTTAGGGCGTTATGTGCAACAACAAACGGGCGCGGATATTTTGTGTTGGCAAGGGGCCTGTATCGTTCACGATGAATTTAAGACCCAATCATTAGAGAAAATGAAAGCCATGTATCCTGAAGCGGCGGTACTGGTTCATCCTGAGTCGCCTCAAGCCATTGTAGATTTAGCGGATGCTGTCGGTTCAACTAGTCAACTGATTAAAGCTGCACAAACTTTGTCTAATCCATCCATGATAGTGGCAACCGATAAGGGCATTTTTTATAAAATGCAGCAAGCATGCCCAGATAAGTCACTGTATATCGCTCCAACGGCAGGTGAGGGTGCAACATGCCGTACTTGTGCTCATTGTCCTTGGATGGCGATGAATGGCTTACAGGCAATTACAGCGGCTTTAGAAGGTAATGGTCTCGAACATCAAATTCATGTAGATACACAGCTGCGTGAAAAAGCCCTATTACCACTAGATAAAATGCTAAAGTTTGCAGAAAGTCTAAAATAA
- the pnuC gene encoding nicotinamide riboside transporter PnuC, whose translation MEFFSTANTLVQIPVWGTVYDLSYIEAVGTIAGLLCILLASFEKTINYLFGLINVTLFAVIFFQIQLYANLLLQVFFFGANIYGWYAWSRVSNSQEAELKIRWLSLPKALVTLVISVLAIIFLTFNIDAVFGRLAAWAVELLNLFGANLTLPTLDPDAFPFWDSTMTVLSVVAMILMTRKYVENWLLWVVINVISIVIFFIQGVYAMSLEYLILLGIALNGSRLWIKSAKENGSTALSRD comes from the coding sequence ATGGAGTTTTTTAGCACCGCAAATACGTTAGTGCAGATCCCTGTATGGGGAACGGTTTATGACCTTTCGTATATTGAAGCTGTTGGCACAATAGCGGGTTTATTGTGCATTCTATTGGCAAGCTTTGAAAAAACCATTAACTACTTGTTTGGTCTCATTAACGTGACCTTATTTGCAGTGATTTTTTTTCAAATTCAGTTATATGCTAATTTGCTTTTACAGGTATTTTTCTTCGGAGCCAATATTTATGGTTGGTATGCGTGGAGTCGAGTATCAAACTCCCAAGAAGCAGAATTGAAAATCCGCTGGCTAAGCCTTCCTAAAGCGTTAGTAACGCTGGTCATTTCAGTTTTAGCTATTATTTTCCTCACCTTTAATATTGATGCTGTATTTGGACGTCTTGCTGCTTGGGCGGTTGAATTATTAAACCTCTTTGGTGCTAATTTAACTTTACCAACATTAGACCCAGATGCTTTCCCATTCTGGGATTCCACAATGACAGTGTTATCTGTAGTTGCGATGATTTTAATGACCCGCAAGTATGTCGAAAACTGGCTACTTTGGGTGGTAATTAACGTTATTAGCATTGTGATTTTCTTTATCCAAGGCGTTTATGCAATGTCGCTGGAATATTTAATTCTACTTGGCATCGCATTGAATGGTTCTCGGTTGTGGATCAAATCTGCAAAAGAAAATGGTTCAACGGCGCTATCTCGTGATTAA